Proteins from one Bos taurus isolate L1 Dominette 01449 registration number 42190680 breed Hereford chromosome 7, ARS-UCD2.0, whole genome shotgun sequence genomic window:
- the LOC132345691 gene encoding uncharacterized protein MT2145 yields MERGRRPPPALSGPPPACPAGCRPAGPGRRPEPRVPAPLPRGCQLLALPGALPLDPGAMAGWGSWGWDLLPVTNHIARDFQPTLSPVSGAAIVTATAEDADPGDGDGVAARPPLLTSGLGSRA; encoded by the exons ATGGAGCGCGGCCGGCGACCGCCCCCGGCCCTCTCGGGCCCGCCGCCCGCCTGCCCGGCCGGGTGTCGGCCGGCCGGGCCGGGGCGGCGGCCGGAGCCCCGAGTGCCGGCTCCCCTCCCCCGCGG GTGCCAGCTGCTGGCCCTGCCCGGCGCCCTGCCCCTTGACCCTGGTGCCATGGCCGGCTGGGGTTCCTGGGGATGGGATTTGCTGCCTGTCACAAATCACATTGCCAGGGATTTCCAACCGACCCTGAGCCCTGTCTCCGGGGCCGCCATTGTCACTGCCACTGCTGAGGACGCTGACcctggggatggggatggggtggCAGCGAGGCCCCCACTGCTCACATCTGGCCTGGGGAGCAGGGCTTAG
- the ZSWIM4 gene encoding zinc finger SWIM domain-containing protein 4 isoform X3, which yields MDPPAAKRSRGCPAGPEERNAGAGAVRGRGRPEALLDLSAKRVAENWAFEQVEERFSRVPEPVQKRIVFWSFPRSEREICMYSSLGYQPPEGEHDARVPFTRGLHLLQSGAVDRVLQVGFHLSGNVREPGGPGEPERLYHVSISFDRCKITSVTCGCDNRDLFYCAHVVALSLHRIRHAHQVELRLPISETLSQMNRDQLQKFVQYLISAHHTEVLPTAQRLADEILLLGSEINLVHGAPDPTAGAGIEDANCWHLDEEQIQEQVKQLLSNGGYYGASQQLRSMFCKVREMLRMRDSNGARMLILMTEQFLQDPRLALWRQQGAGMTDKCRQLWDELGALWVCVILSPHCRPEERTSWLQLLSKWDKLDVCPLEEGNYSFDGPSLQPTAALIPELLQKGSTCITNMEGWVGHPLDPIGCLCRALLEACRLEEETLAIYPDSGPEKRKVAYQHVPVPGSPGESYLAMALEVALLGLGQQRALPEGLYAQDKVVRNEEQLLALLEEVELDERLVQVLRKQAGQLLEGGPFSGFGEVLFRESVPMHTCARYLFTALLPHDPDLAYRLALRAMRLPVLETAFPAGEPPSNPLDSIMSNRFPRWFILGHLETRQCELASAMLTAAKGDPKWLHAVLGSIQQNIHSPALLFKLAQDACKTATPASAPPDTTLLGIALELGLQVMRMTLNTMTWRRREMVRWLVSCATEIGPQALMNIMQNWYSLFTPVEAATIVAVTGTTHATLLRLQLDAARREELWACARTLALQCAMKDPQNCALPALTLCEKNQAAFEAAYQIVLDAAAGGLGHAHLFTVARYMEHRGLPLRAYKLATLALAQLSIAFNQDSHPAVNDVLWACSLSHSLGRHELSAIVPLIIRSIHCAPMLSDILRRWTLSAPGLGPLGARRAAKPLGADRAPLCQLLDAAVAAYITTSHSRLTHISPRHYSDFIEFLGKARETFLLAPDGHLQFAQFLENLKQTYKGKKKLMLLVRERFG from the exons ATGGACCCCCCCGCGGCCAAGCGGAGCCGGGGCTGCCCGGCAGGACCGGAGGAGCGCAACGCCGGGGCCGGGGCCGTGCGCGGCCGGGGCCGGCCCGAAGCTCTGCTGGACCTCAGCGCCAAGCGAGTAGCCGAGAACTGGGCCTTTGAGCAG GTTGAGGAGCGGTTCTCCCGTGTGCCGGAGCCAGTCCAGAAGCGCATTGTGTTCTGGTCATTTCCACGCAGCGAGCGGGAGATATGTATGTACTCATCACTGGGGTACCAGCCCCCAGAGGGCGAGCACGACGCCCGGGTGCCCTTCACCCGTGGGCTGCACCTGCTGCAGAGTGGGGCCGTAGATCGTGTGCTACAAGTAG GGTTCCACCTGAGTGGAAACGTCCGGGAGCCAGGGGGCCCCGGAGAGCCCGAGCGGCTTTACCACGTCTCCATCAGCTTTGACCGCTGCAAGATCACATCTGTGACCTGCGGCTGTGACAACCGCGATCTCTTCTACTGTGCCCACGTGGTGGCCCTGTCGCTGCACCGCATTCGGCACGCCCACCAGGTGGAGTTGAGACTGCCCATCTCTGAGACACTCTCCCAGATGAACCGGGACCAGCTGCAGAAGTTTGTGCAGTACCTCATCAGCGCCCACCACACCGAGGTGCTGCCCACCGCCCAGCGCTTGGCAGACGAGATCCTCCTCCTGGGCTCTGAGATCAACCTGGTGCATG gtgCCCCAGACCCCACAGCAGGCGCAGGCATCGAGGATGCCAACTGCTGGCACCTGGACGAGGAGCAGATCCAGGAGCAGGTGAAACAGCTGCTGTCCAATGGCGGCTACTACGGCGCCAGCCAGCAGCTGCGCTCCATGTTCTGCAAG GTGCGAGAGATGCTGCGGATGCGTGACTCCAATGGGGCGCGCATGCTGATCCTCATGACTGAGCAGTTCCTGCAGGACCCGCGCCTGGCCCTGTGGCGGCAGCAGGGCGCTGGCATGACGGACAAGTGCCGCCAGCTGTGGGACGAGCTGG GGGCCCTGTGGGTGTGCGTCATCTTGAGTCCCCACTGCAGACCAGAGGAGCGGACGAGCTGGCTCCAGCTGCTTAGCAAGTGGGACAAGCTGGACGTGtgcccactggaggagggcaattACTCTTTTGATGGGCCCAGCCTGCAGCCCACTGCAGCCCTCATCCCAG AGCTACTGCAGAAAGGTTCCACCTGCATCACTAACATGGAAGGATGGGTGGGCCATCCCCTGGACCCCATTGGCTGCCTCTGCAGGGCACTCTTGGAGGCCTGTCGTCTAGAGGAGGAGACCCTCGCCATTTACCCAG ACTCGGGCCCTGAGAAGCGGAAGGTGGCCTACCAGCACGTCCCCGTGCCGGGGAGCCCTGGGGAGTCCTATTTGGCAATGGCGCTAGAGGTGGCCCTGCTGGGCCTGGGACAGCAGCGGGCCCTGCCCGAGGGGCTGTATGCCCAGGACAAGGTGGTACGCAATGAGGAGCAGCTGCTGGCCCTGCTGGAGGAAGTGGAGCTGGACGAGCGGTTGGTGCAGGTGCTGCGCAAGCAGGCAGGACAGCTGCTGGAAG GGGGTCCTTTCAGTGGCTTCGGAGAAGTGCTGTTCCGGGAGAGCGTACCCATGCACACCTGTGCCCGCTACCTGTTTACCGCACTGCTGCCTCACGACCCAGACCTGGCCTACCGCCTCGCACTGCGAGCCATGAG GCTGCCCGTCCTGGAGACAGCGTTTCCAGCTGGAGAACCTCCCAGCAACCCGCTGGACTCCATCATGAGCAACCGCTTCCCCCGCTGGTTCATCCTCGGCCACCTGGAGACCCGCCAGTGTGAGCTGGCCTCTGCCATGCTGACTGCTGCCAAGG GAGACCCCAAGTGGCTGCACGCAGTACTGGGCTCCATCCAGCAGAACATCCACTCTCCAGCCTTGCTTTTCAAGCTGGCTCAGGATGCCTGCAAGACTGCCACCCCGGCCAGCGCCCCACCGGACACCACGCTGCTGGGCATTGCGCTGGAGCTGGGCCTTCAG GTGATGCGGATGACCCTGAACACCATGACCTGGCGTCGGAGGGAGATGGTGCGCTGGCTGGTCAGCTGTGCCACAGAAATCG GCCCGCAAGCCCTGATGAACATCATGCAGAACTGGTACTCCTTATTCACCCCGGTGGAGGCGGCCACCATCGTGGCAGTAACAGGCACCACCCATGCCACGCTGTTGCGGCTGCAGCTGGATGCAGCCCGGCGGGAGGAGCTCTGGGCCTGCGCCCGCACCCTGGCCTTGCAGTGCGCCATGAAAGACCCGCAGAACTGCGCCCTGCCTGCCCTCACCCTGTGCGAGAAGAACCAGGCGGCCTTCGAGGCGGCCTACCAGATCGTGCTGGATGCGGCCGCTGGCGGCCTGGGCCACGCCCACCTCTTCACCGTGGCGCGCTACATGGAGCACCGCGGCCTGCCACTGCGGGCCTACAAGCTGGCGACGCTGGCCCTGGCGCAGCTCAGCATCGCCTTCAACCAGGACAGCCACCCGGCAGTCAATGACGTTCTCTGGGCCTGCTCGCTCAGCCACTCCCTGGGCCGGCACGAGCTCTCGGCCATCGTCCCCCTTATCATCCGCAGCATCCACTGCGCCCCCATGCTCTCCGACATCCTGCGCCGCTGGACCCTCTCGGCACCCGGCCTGGGGCCCCTTGGGGCTCGCCGGGCTGCCAAGCCTCTGGGCGCCGACCGGGCACCGCTTTGCCAGCTGCTGGACGCGGCTGTGGCAGCCTACATCACCACCAGCCACTCGCGCCTGACGCACATCAGCCCGCGTCACTACAGCGACTTCATCGAGTTCTTGGGCAAAGCTCGCGAGACTTTCCTGCTGGCGCCCGATGGGCACCTGCAGTTCGCCCAGTTTCTGGAGAACCTCAAACAGACCTACAAGGGCAAGAAGAAGCTCATGCTCCTGGTGCGGGAGCGTTTTGGCTGA
- the ZSWIM4 gene encoding zinc finger SWIM domain-containing protein 4 isoform X1, giving the protein MDPPAAKRSRGCPAGPEERNAGAGAVRGRGRPEALLDLSAKRVAENWAFEQVEERFSRVPEPVQKRIVFWSFPRSEREICMYSSLGYQPPEGEHDARVPFTRGLHLLQSGAVDRVLQVGFHLSGNVREPGGPGEPERLYHVSISFDRCKITSVTCGCDNRDLFYCAHVVALSLHRIRHAHQVELRLPISETLSQMNRDQLQKFVQYLISAHHTEVLPTAQRLADEILLLGSEINLVHGAPDPTAGAGIEDANCWHLDEEQIQEQVKQLLSNGGYYGASQQLRSMFCKVREMLRMRDSNGARMLILMTEQFLQDPRLALWRQQGAGMTDKCRQLWDELGALWVCVILSPHCRPEERTSWLQLLSKWDKLDVCPLEEGNYSFDGPSLQPTAALIPGPEEEVMAMAAGSRHTVFGRALQAGSLHWSDDHLQRILASDSYSPNLTGNGGSDKPTFDPQGRPLWLGEPFPTTCARVDTLRAHGYPRQALRLASAIVNTLRLQQRHQLQIYKQQKKELLQKGSTCITNMEGWVGHPLDPIGCLCRALLEACRLEEETLAIYPDSGPEKRKVAYQHVPVPGSPGESYLAMALEVALLGLGQQRALPEGLYAQDKVVRNEEQLLALLEEVELDERLVQVLRKQAGQLLEGGPFSGFGEVLFRESVPMHTCARYLFTALLPHDPDLAYRLALRAMRLPVLETAFPAGEPPSNPLDSIMSNRFPRWFILGHLETRQCELASAMLTAAKGDPKWLHAVLGSIQQNIHSPALLFKLAQDACKTATPASAPPDTTLLGIALELGLQVMRMTLNTMTWRRREMVRWLVSCATEIGPQALMNIMQNWYSLFTPVEAATIVAVTGTTHATLLRLQLDAARREELWACARTLALQCAMKDPQNCALPALTLCEKNQAAFEAAYQIVLDAAAGGLGHAHLFTVARYMEHRGLPLRAYKLATLALAQLSIAFNQDSHPAVNDVLWACSLSHSLGRHELSAIVPLIIRSIHCAPMLSDILRRWTLSAPGLGPLGARRAAKPLGADRAPLCQLLDAAVAAYITTSHSRLTHISPRHYSDFIEFLGKARETFLLAPDGHLQFAQFLENLKQTYKGKKKLMLLVRERFG; this is encoded by the exons ATGGACCCCCCCGCGGCCAAGCGGAGCCGGGGCTGCCCGGCAGGACCGGAGGAGCGCAACGCCGGGGCCGGGGCCGTGCGCGGCCGGGGCCGGCCCGAAGCTCTGCTGGACCTCAGCGCCAAGCGAGTAGCCGAGAACTGGGCCTTTGAGCAG GTTGAGGAGCGGTTCTCCCGTGTGCCGGAGCCAGTCCAGAAGCGCATTGTGTTCTGGTCATTTCCACGCAGCGAGCGGGAGATATGTATGTACTCATCACTGGGGTACCAGCCCCCAGAGGGCGAGCACGACGCCCGGGTGCCCTTCACCCGTGGGCTGCACCTGCTGCAGAGTGGGGCCGTAGATCGTGTGCTACAAGTAG GGTTCCACCTGAGTGGAAACGTCCGGGAGCCAGGGGGCCCCGGAGAGCCCGAGCGGCTTTACCACGTCTCCATCAGCTTTGACCGCTGCAAGATCACATCTGTGACCTGCGGCTGTGACAACCGCGATCTCTTCTACTGTGCCCACGTGGTGGCCCTGTCGCTGCACCGCATTCGGCACGCCCACCAGGTGGAGTTGAGACTGCCCATCTCTGAGACACTCTCCCAGATGAACCGGGACCAGCTGCAGAAGTTTGTGCAGTACCTCATCAGCGCCCACCACACCGAGGTGCTGCCCACCGCCCAGCGCTTGGCAGACGAGATCCTCCTCCTGGGCTCTGAGATCAACCTGGTGCATG gtgCCCCAGACCCCACAGCAGGCGCAGGCATCGAGGATGCCAACTGCTGGCACCTGGACGAGGAGCAGATCCAGGAGCAGGTGAAACAGCTGCTGTCCAATGGCGGCTACTACGGCGCCAGCCAGCAGCTGCGCTCCATGTTCTGCAAG GTGCGAGAGATGCTGCGGATGCGTGACTCCAATGGGGCGCGCATGCTGATCCTCATGACTGAGCAGTTCCTGCAGGACCCGCGCCTGGCCCTGTGGCGGCAGCAGGGCGCTGGCATGACGGACAAGTGCCGCCAGCTGTGGGACGAGCTGG GGGCCCTGTGGGTGTGCGTCATCTTGAGTCCCCACTGCAGACCAGAGGAGCGGACGAGCTGGCTCCAGCTGCTTAGCAAGTGGGACAAGCTGGACGTGtgcccactggaggagggcaattACTCTTTTGATGGGCCCAGCCTGCAGCCCACTGCAGCCCTCATCCCAG GCCCAGAGGAGGAGGTGATGGCGATGGCTGCAGGTTCCCGCCACACCGTGTTTGGCCGCGCCCTGCAGGCTGGGTCACTGCATTGGAGTGATGACCATCTGCAGAGGATCCTGGCCAGTGACTCCTACAGCCCCAACCTCACAGGCAACGGGGGCAGTGACAAACCAACCTTCGACCCCCAGGGCCGCCCGCTCTGGCTGGGCGAGCCCTTCCCCACTACCTGTGCTCGTGTGGACACCCTGAGGGCCCATGGATACCCCCGCCAGGCCCTGCGGCTGGCAAGTGCCATAGTCAACACCCTCCGGCTGCAGCAGCGACATCAGCTACAGATTTACAAGCAGCAGAAAAAAG AGCTACTGCAGAAAGGTTCCACCTGCATCACTAACATGGAAGGATGGGTGGGCCATCCCCTGGACCCCATTGGCTGCCTCTGCAGGGCACTCTTGGAGGCCTGTCGTCTAGAGGAGGAGACCCTCGCCATTTACCCAG ACTCGGGCCCTGAGAAGCGGAAGGTGGCCTACCAGCACGTCCCCGTGCCGGGGAGCCCTGGGGAGTCCTATTTGGCAATGGCGCTAGAGGTGGCCCTGCTGGGCCTGGGACAGCAGCGGGCCCTGCCCGAGGGGCTGTATGCCCAGGACAAGGTGGTACGCAATGAGGAGCAGCTGCTGGCCCTGCTGGAGGAAGTGGAGCTGGACGAGCGGTTGGTGCAGGTGCTGCGCAAGCAGGCAGGACAGCTGCTGGAAG GGGGTCCTTTCAGTGGCTTCGGAGAAGTGCTGTTCCGGGAGAGCGTACCCATGCACACCTGTGCCCGCTACCTGTTTACCGCACTGCTGCCTCACGACCCAGACCTGGCCTACCGCCTCGCACTGCGAGCCATGAG GCTGCCCGTCCTGGAGACAGCGTTTCCAGCTGGAGAACCTCCCAGCAACCCGCTGGACTCCATCATGAGCAACCGCTTCCCCCGCTGGTTCATCCTCGGCCACCTGGAGACCCGCCAGTGTGAGCTGGCCTCTGCCATGCTGACTGCTGCCAAGG GAGACCCCAAGTGGCTGCACGCAGTACTGGGCTCCATCCAGCAGAACATCCACTCTCCAGCCTTGCTTTTCAAGCTGGCTCAGGATGCCTGCAAGACTGCCACCCCGGCCAGCGCCCCACCGGACACCACGCTGCTGGGCATTGCGCTGGAGCTGGGCCTTCAG GTGATGCGGATGACCCTGAACACCATGACCTGGCGTCGGAGGGAGATGGTGCGCTGGCTGGTCAGCTGTGCCACAGAAATCG GCCCGCAAGCCCTGATGAACATCATGCAGAACTGGTACTCCTTATTCACCCCGGTGGAGGCGGCCACCATCGTGGCAGTAACAGGCACCACCCATGCCACGCTGTTGCGGCTGCAGCTGGATGCAGCCCGGCGGGAGGAGCTCTGGGCCTGCGCCCGCACCCTGGCCTTGCAGTGCGCCATGAAAGACCCGCAGAACTGCGCCCTGCCTGCCCTCACCCTGTGCGAGAAGAACCAGGCGGCCTTCGAGGCGGCCTACCAGATCGTGCTGGATGCGGCCGCTGGCGGCCTGGGCCACGCCCACCTCTTCACCGTGGCGCGCTACATGGAGCACCGCGGCCTGCCACTGCGGGCCTACAAGCTGGCGACGCTGGCCCTGGCGCAGCTCAGCATCGCCTTCAACCAGGACAGCCACCCGGCAGTCAATGACGTTCTCTGGGCCTGCTCGCTCAGCCACTCCCTGGGCCGGCACGAGCTCTCGGCCATCGTCCCCCTTATCATCCGCAGCATCCACTGCGCCCCCATGCTCTCCGACATCCTGCGCCGCTGGACCCTCTCGGCACCCGGCCTGGGGCCCCTTGGGGCTCGCCGGGCTGCCAAGCCTCTGGGCGCCGACCGGGCACCGCTTTGCCAGCTGCTGGACGCGGCTGTGGCAGCCTACATCACCACCAGCCACTCGCGCCTGACGCACATCAGCCCGCGTCACTACAGCGACTTCATCGAGTTCTTGGGCAAAGCTCGCGAGACTTTCCTGCTGGCGCCCGATGGGCACCTGCAGTTCGCCCAGTTTCTGGAGAACCTCAAACAGACCTACAAGGGCAAGAAGAAGCTCATGCTCCTGGTGCGGGAGCGTTTTGGCTGA
- the ZSWIM4 gene encoding zinc finger SWIM domain-containing protein 4 isoform X2: protein MVLVSSKVRVPAPGSLTQQLFPQVEERFSRVPEPVQKRIVFWSFPRSEREICMYSSLGYQPPEGEHDARVPFTRGLHLLQSGAVDRVLQVGFHLSGNVREPGGPGEPERLYHVSISFDRCKITSVTCGCDNRDLFYCAHVVALSLHRIRHAHQVELRLPISETLSQMNRDQLQKFVQYLISAHHTEVLPTAQRLADEILLLGSEINLVHGAPDPTAGAGIEDANCWHLDEEQIQEQVKQLLSNGGYYGASQQLRSMFCKVREMLRMRDSNGARMLILMTEQFLQDPRLALWRQQGAGMTDKCRQLWDELGALWVCVILSPHCRPEERTSWLQLLSKWDKLDVCPLEEGNYSFDGPSLQPTAALIPGPEEEVMAMAAGSRHTVFGRALQAGSLHWSDDHLQRILASDSYSPNLTGNGGSDKPTFDPQGRPLWLGEPFPTTCARVDTLRAHGYPRQALRLASAIVNTLRLQQRHQLQIYKQQKKELLQKGSTCITNMEGWVGHPLDPIGCLCRALLEACRLEEETLAIYPDSGPEKRKVAYQHVPVPGSPGESYLAMALEVALLGLGQQRALPEGLYAQDKVVRNEEQLLALLEEVELDERLVQVLRKQAGQLLEGGPFSGFGEVLFRESVPMHTCARYLFTALLPHDPDLAYRLALRAMRLPVLETAFPAGEPPSNPLDSIMSNRFPRWFILGHLETRQCELASAMLTAAKGDPKWLHAVLGSIQQNIHSPALLFKLAQDACKTATPASAPPDTTLLGIALELGLQVMRMTLNTMTWRRREMVRWLVSCATEIGPQALMNIMQNWYSLFTPVEAATIVAVTGTTHATLLRLQLDAARREELWACARTLALQCAMKDPQNCALPALTLCEKNQAAFEAAYQIVLDAAAGGLGHAHLFTVARYMEHRGLPLRAYKLATLALAQLSIAFNQDSHPAVNDVLWACSLSHSLGRHELSAIVPLIIRSIHCAPMLSDILRRWTLSAPGLGPLGARRAAKPLGADRAPLCQLLDAAVAAYITTSHSRLTHISPRHYSDFIEFLGKARETFLLAPDGHLQFAQFLENLKQTYKGKKKLMLLVRERFG, encoded by the exons ATGGTACTTGTAAGCAGCAAAGTCAGGGTTCCAGCACCCGGGTCTCTAACACAGCAGCTCTTTCCACAGGTTGAGGAGCGGTTCTCCCGTGTGCCGGAGCCAGTCCAGAAGCGCATTGTGTTCTGGTCATTTCCACGCAGCGAGCGGGAGATATGTATGTACTCATCACTGGGGTACCAGCCCCCAGAGGGCGAGCACGACGCCCGGGTGCCCTTCACCCGTGGGCTGCACCTGCTGCAGAGTGGGGCCGTAGATCGTGTGCTACAAGTAG GGTTCCACCTGAGTGGAAACGTCCGGGAGCCAGGGGGCCCCGGAGAGCCCGAGCGGCTTTACCACGTCTCCATCAGCTTTGACCGCTGCAAGATCACATCTGTGACCTGCGGCTGTGACAACCGCGATCTCTTCTACTGTGCCCACGTGGTGGCCCTGTCGCTGCACCGCATTCGGCACGCCCACCAGGTGGAGTTGAGACTGCCCATCTCTGAGACACTCTCCCAGATGAACCGGGACCAGCTGCAGAAGTTTGTGCAGTACCTCATCAGCGCCCACCACACCGAGGTGCTGCCCACCGCCCAGCGCTTGGCAGACGAGATCCTCCTCCTGGGCTCTGAGATCAACCTGGTGCATG gtgCCCCAGACCCCACAGCAGGCGCAGGCATCGAGGATGCCAACTGCTGGCACCTGGACGAGGAGCAGATCCAGGAGCAGGTGAAACAGCTGCTGTCCAATGGCGGCTACTACGGCGCCAGCCAGCAGCTGCGCTCCATGTTCTGCAAG GTGCGAGAGATGCTGCGGATGCGTGACTCCAATGGGGCGCGCATGCTGATCCTCATGACTGAGCAGTTCCTGCAGGACCCGCGCCTGGCCCTGTGGCGGCAGCAGGGCGCTGGCATGACGGACAAGTGCCGCCAGCTGTGGGACGAGCTGG GGGCCCTGTGGGTGTGCGTCATCTTGAGTCCCCACTGCAGACCAGAGGAGCGGACGAGCTGGCTCCAGCTGCTTAGCAAGTGGGACAAGCTGGACGTGtgcccactggaggagggcaattACTCTTTTGATGGGCCCAGCCTGCAGCCCACTGCAGCCCTCATCCCAG GCCCAGAGGAGGAGGTGATGGCGATGGCTGCAGGTTCCCGCCACACCGTGTTTGGCCGCGCCCTGCAGGCTGGGTCACTGCATTGGAGTGATGACCATCTGCAGAGGATCCTGGCCAGTGACTCCTACAGCCCCAACCTCACAGGCAACGGGGGCAGTGACAAACCAACCTTCGACCCCCAGGGCCGCCCGCTCTGGCTGGGCGAGCCCTTCCCCACTACCTGTGCTCGTGTGGACACCCTGAGGGCCCATGGATACCCCCGCCAGGCCCTGCGGCTGGCAAGTGCCATAGTCAACACCCTCCGGCTGCAGCAGCGACATCAGCTACAGATTTACAAGCAGCAGAAAAAAG AGCTACTGCAGAAAGGTTCCACCTGCATCACTAACATGGAAGGATGGGTGGGCCATCCCCTGGACCCCATTGGCTGCCTCTGCAGGGCACTCTTGGAGGCCTGTCGTCTAGAGGAGGAGACCCTCGCCATTTACCCAG ACTCGGGCCCTGAGAAGCGGAAGGTGGCCTACCAGCACGTCCCCGTGCCGGGGAGCCCTGGGGAGTCCTATTTGGCAATGGCGCTAGAGGTGGCCCTGCTGGGCCTGGGACAGCAGCGGGCCCTGCCCGAGGGGCTGTATGCCCAGGACAAGGTGGTACGCAATGAGGAGCAGCTGCTGGCCCTGCTGGAGGAAGTGGAGCTGGACGAGCGGTTGGTGCAGGTGCTGCGCAAGCAGGCAGGACAGCTGCTGGAAG GGGGTCCTTTCAGTGGCTTCGGAGAAGTGCTGTTCCGGGAGAGCGTACCCATGCACACCTGTGCCCGCTACCTGTTTACCGCACTGCTGCCTCACGACCCAGACCTGGCCTACCGCCTCGCACTGCGAGCCATGAG GCTGCCCGTCCTGGAGACAGCGTTTCCAGCTGGAGAACCTCCCAGCAACCCGCTGGACTCCATCATGAGCAACCGCTTCCCCCGCTGGTTCATCCTCGGCCACCTGGAGACCCGCCAGTGTGAGCTGGCCTCTGCCATGCTGACTGCTGCCAAGG GAGACCCCAAGTGGCTGCACGCAGTACTGGGCTCCATCCAGCAGAACATCCACTCTCCAGCCTTGCTTTTCAAGCTGGCTCAGGATGCCTGCAAGACTGCCACCCCGGCCAGCGCCCCACCGGACACCACGCTGCTGGGCATTGCGCTGGAGCTGGGCCTTCAG GTGATGCGGATGACCCTGAACACCATGACCTGGCGTCGGAGGGAGATGGTGCGCTGGCTGGTCAGCTGTGCCACAGAAATCG GCCCGCAAGCCCTGATGAACATCATGCAGAACTGGTACTCCTTATTCACCCCGGTGGAGGCGGCCACCATCGTGGCAGTAACAGGCACCACCCATGCCACGCTGTTGCGGCTGCAGCTGGATGCAGCCCGGCGGGAGGAGCTCTGGGCCTGCGCCCGCACCCTGGCCTTGCAGTGCGCCATGAAAGACCCGCAGAACTGCGCCCTGCCTGCCCTCACCCTGTGCGAGAAGAACCAGGCGGCCTTCGAGGCGGCCTACCAGATCGTGCTGGATGCGGCCGCTGGCGGCCTGGGCCACGCCCACCTCTTCACCGTGGCGCGCTACATGGAGCACCGCGGCCTGCCACTGCGGGCCTACAAGCTGGCGACGCTGGCCCTGGCGCAGCTCAGCATCGCCTTCAACCAGGACAGCCACCCGGCAGTCAATGACGTTCTCTGGGCCTGCTCGCTCAGCCACTCCCTGGGCCGGCACGAGCTCTCGGCCATCGTCCCCCTTATCATCCGCAGCATCCACTGCGCCCCCATGCTCTCCGACATCCTGCGCCGCTGGACCCTCTCGGCACCCGGCCTGGGGCCCCTTGGGGCTCGCCGGGCTGCCAAGCCTCTGGGCGCCGACCGGGCACCGCTTTGCCAGCTGCTGGACGCGGCTGTGGCAGCCTACATCACCACCAGCCACTCGCGCCTGACGCACATCAGCCCGCGTCACTACAGCGACTTCATCGAGTTCTTGGGCAAAGCTCGCGAGACTTTCCTGCTGGCGCCCGATGGGCACCTGCAGTTCGCCCAGTTTCTGGAGAACCTCAAACAGACCTACAAGGGCAAGAAGAAGCTCATGCTCCTGGTGCGGGAGCGTTTTGGCTGA